In one window of Virgibacillus proomii DNA:
- a CDS encoding DUF6376 family protein: MKKSMAALLMTILLLLSGCSLLEEATDSFDYATEATEYINNLSEFAEEASSLEADQLVARLEDLTGTIENFTKIEPPTIAENIHQELAYKSEALLEIINNIINQGEITVEQLQETEIYQTIENIISLKVQIEQLEL, from the coding sequence ATGAAAAAGAGCATGGCTGCTTTACTTATGACTATTCTTCTGTTGCTAAGCGGTTGTTCTCTGTTAGAAGAAGCAACGGATTCATTCGATTATGCCACGGAAGCAACCGAATATATCAATAACTTAAGTGAGTTTGCTGAAGAAGCATCATCGTTAGAAGCAGATCAATTGGTTGCACGTTTAGAAGACTTAACAGGTACAATAGAAAATTTTACTAAGATTGAACCGCCAACTATCGCAGAGAATATACATCAGGAGCTGGCCTATAAAAGTGAAGCATTGTTGGAAATAATTAATAATATTATCAATCAAGGTGAGATTACCGTTGAACAACTACAAGAAACAGAGATTTACCAAACAATAGAAAATATCATATCTCTTAAAGTACAAATTGAACAGCTTGAATTATAG
- the fosB gene encoding metallothiol transferase FosB produces MNIQGINHLLFSVSDLKRSIKFYQQVFDATLLVQGRRTAYFDFNGLWLALNEEKDIPRQEFHQSYTHIAFTIDEDDFQAMYDKLKALRVNILEGRKRDNRDKQSIYFTDPDGHKFEFHTGFLADRLAYYREEKKHMKFFE; encoded by the coding sequence ATGAATATTCAGGGGATTAATCATTTATTATTTTCCGTTTCTGATTTAAAAAGATCCATTAAATTTTATCAACAAGTCTTTGATGCTACGCTACTAGTTCAGGGAAGGCGAACAGCCTATTTTGATTTTAACGGACTTTGGCTTGCTTTAAACGAGGAGAAAGACATTCCACGTCAGGAATTTCACCAGTCTTATACACATATTGCATTTACAATTGATGAAGATGATTTTCAAGCGATGTATGACAAACTAAAAGCGTTACGTGTAAATATTTTAGAGGGGAGAAAAAGAGATAATCGGGATAAGCAATCCATTTATTTTACAGATCCAGATGGACATAAATTTGAATTCCATACGGGATTCTTAGCTGATCGATTAGCCTATTATAGAGAAGAAAAGAAACATATGAAGTTTTTTGAATAG
- a CDS encoding carboxymuconolactone decarboxylase family protein, with product MESSKISSKEALLEYKQGIGTFSEKMPAFTQKYNDFTEACFAEGRISAKVKQLIALGISIHAQDEYCIIYHTKGCLDQGCTEQEILETIAVTSAFGGGASMSQGVTLVQTCIRDFQA from the coding sequence ATGGAATCGTCAAAAATCTCTTCAAAAGAAGCATTACTCGAATATAAACAAGGTATTGGAACATTTTCTGAAAAAATGCCTGCATTTACTCAAAAATACAATGATTTTACCGAAGCTTGCTTTGCAGAAGGGAGGATTTCAGCAAAAGTTAAACAATTAATCGCTCTCGGGATCAGCATCCATGCCCAAGATGAATATTGTATTATCTACCATACCAAAGGTTGTCTTGATCAAGGTTGTACTGAACAGGAAATACTGGAAACAATTGCAGTTACATCTGCCTTCGGTGGTGGAGCTTCTATGAGTCAAGGAGTAACACTGGTTCAAACATGTATAAGAGACTTCCAAGCCTAG
- a CDS encoding GNAT family N-acetyltransferase produces MNYVIRQMTEKDIEAVQQVARKSWHTTYQGIIPMSIQEEFLARAYRKEMLAKRLMFSHLFVAELDGKVVGFANYSPMTEQGVSELNAIYLLPDYQAMGIGTALLKAGLEYLKEVNIMYLNVEQDNEIGKRFYERKGFKIVEEFTEDFAGHKLNTIRMTLYL; encoded by the coding sequence ATGAATTATGTAATCCGCCAGATGACCGAGAAGGATATAGAGGCCGTACAACAAGTAGCAAGAAAAAGCTGGCATACTACGTATCAAGGGATTATACCTATGTCAATTCAAGAAGAATTTTTGGCTCGTGCATATCGTAAGGAAATGTTAGCGAAAAGGTTAATGTTTTCGCATCTGTTTGTTGCCGAACTTGATGGGAAAGTTGTTGGCTTTGCAAATTATTCCCCAATGACAGAACAAGGAGTTTCTGAGTTAAATGCAATCTACTTACTACCGGACTATCAAGCGATGGGTATAGGAACAGCCCTGTTAAAAGCTGGATTAGAATACCTAAAAGAAGTTAATATAATGTATTTAAATGTAGAACAGGATAATGAAATTGGTAAGCGGTTTTATGAGCGAAAAGGCTTTAAAATAGTGGAGGAATTTACAGAGGATTTTGCCGGACATAAGTTAAATACGATCCGGATGACGCTGTATCTTTAA
- a CDS encoding DnaJ family domain-containing protein, with protein MDKKDAKNEYELDERLQYVDPISEIVKRAEKEGHFDHLPGKGKPLKLRNDYMNPEDKQLYKTMKDNYILPKWIELANEIDALKKGLSKSESKERKKKVKRINKKIKEYNYLCPPSLQRNKIQN; from the coding sequence TTGGATAAAAAGGATGCAAAAAATGAATATGAGCTTGATGAACGCCTTCAATATGTGGATCCAATTAGTGAGATAGTAAAAAGAGCAGAAAAAGAGGGACATTTCGATCACTTACCTGGAAAAGGAAAACCATTGAAACTAAGAAATGATTATATGAATCCAGAAGATAAGCAGCTTTATAAAACGATGAAAGATAATTATATTCTTCCAAAATGGATTGAACTGGCAAATGAAATTGATGCATTGAAGAAGGGTTTGTCTAAATCAGAAAGTAAAGAGAGAAAGAAAAAAGTGAAACGTATCAACAAAAAAATTAAAGAATACAATTATCTTTGTCCTCCATCCTTACAACGGAATAAAATTCAAAATTAA
- a CDS encoding SIMPL domain-containing protein, with the protein MSYMQSDNQPPASVSLPDARTMKVYGNGKVAVKPNVAIVQLGVVTENKSLHKAQQENTEKMNKVLQTLVNLGIPNKNIQTSAFIINPKYDYQNGKQFNQRYQVMHMLQVRLTHIDQVGIVIDTVVNQGVNRITDIRFTTDQTDILYENALQSALQDAKRKSYIIANTLKLPIFPMPIRIVERTINPPAIYKTAAATTEGFAPPIQPGQIEIEAAVELVYSY; encoded by the coding sequence ATGTCATATATGCAATCTGATAATCAACCGCCTGCTTCCGTTAGTTTGCCGGATGCTAGAACGATGAAAGTGTATGGAAATGGAAAGGTAGCTGTAAAGCCTAATGTTGCCATTGTCCAATTAGGAGTGGTAACAGAAAATAAATCCCTTCACAAAGCTCAACAGGAAAATACAGAAAAAATGAATAAGGTGCTTCAAACTTTAGTTAATTTAGGTATCCCTAATAAAAATATTCAAACCTCAGCCTTTATAATTAATCCAAAGTATGATTATCAAAATGGTAAGCAGTTTAATCAAAGGTATCAAGTTATGCATATGTTGCAAGTTAGGTTAACACACATCGATCAGGTCGGTATTGTTATTGATACTGTTGTCAACCAAGGAGTAAATCGTATAACCGATATTCGTTTTACAACAGATCAAACAGATATATTGTATGAAAATGCGCTTCAGTCCGCTTTACAAGATGCTAAGCGTAAATCATATATCATTGCTAACACATTAAAGCTTCCCATATTCCCAATGCCAATTCGTATTGTTGAACGAACCATTAATCCACCAGCTATCTATAAAACAGCCGCCGCAACTACAGAAGGCTTTGCACCCCCTATTCAGCCAGGACAAATTGAAATAGAAGCAGCAGTTGAGTTGGTATACAGTTACTGA
- a CDS encoding SLOG family protein, translating to MKILTVTGYKPMEINIFNEEDERITYIKAALEKRLIPLIEAGVEWVLISGQMGVELWAAEAVLELQETYEVKLGVFPPFENQDSRWPEQLQEKYQAIIATADFYKPIYQGEYRGAYQFKTKNMWLTDKSDACLILMDQEYPGSTHFFYEAAKQMMNENDIYIITPSDLDDVVEEIRMSDPDYWL from the coding sequence ATGAAAATATTAACTGTAACAGGCTATAAACCGATGGAGATCAATATTTTCAATGAAGAGGATGAACGGATTACATATATTAAAGCTGCTCTTGAAAAAAGACTTATTCCATTAATTGAAGCAGGAGTAGAATGGGTGCTGATTTCTGGACAGATGGGTGTTGAGTTGTGGGCTGCGGAAGCAGTATTAGAATTACAAGAGACATATGAAGTTAAATTAGGGGTTTTTCCACCGTTTGAGAATCAGGATAGTCGCTGGCCGGAGCAACTTCAGGAGAAATATCAAGCAATTATAGCTACCGCAGATTTCTATAAACCAATCTATCAAGGTGAATATAGAGGAGCCTATCAATTTAAAACAAAAAATATGTGGTTAACTGATAAAAGTGATGCGTGTTTAATATTAATGGATCAAGAATACCCCGGTAGTACGCATTTTTTTTATGAAGCTGCCAAGCAAATGATGAATGAAAACGATATTTATATCATTACACCCTCTGATTTAGATGATGTCGTGGAAGAAATAAGAATGTCGGACCCCGATTACTGGTTATAG
- a CDS encoding CotD family spore coat protein, with translation MRHHHGYCGYPPKVVHPTKYNCVKQCSEDVVEHIHPSHTTVHNHHTTINKHVFPHSTSVQNTNSCVDVYGGSYNVPPQVGGAMAPGYGAGQVAGAMAPGYGPGQVAGAMAPGMGYDCHKPKHCKHPHKWR, from the coding sequence ATGAGACATCATCACGGATATTGTGGTTATCCACCGAAAGTTGTTCATCCTACAAAATATAATTGTGTTAAACAATGTAGCGAAGATGTAGTAGAGCATATTCATCCATCTCACACAACTGTTCACAATCACCATACTACGATAAATAAGCATGTATTTCCACATTCGACCTCAGTGCAAAATACGAATAGCTGTGTAGACGTGTATGGAGGTTCTTACAATGTTCCTCCACAAGTAGGAGGAGCAATGGCACCGGGTTATGGTGCAGGTCAAGTAGCAGGAGCAATGGCGCCAGGATACGGACCAGGACAGGTAGCGGGAGCAATGGCACCAGGAATGGGATACGACTGTCACAAGCCAAAACATTGCAAACATCCACATAAATGGCGATAA
- a CDS encoding DUF4269 domain-containing protein, whose amino-acid sequence MNEVSLYIEDSDLDIILQAFHLDKLESDIRRFYSGFPDFIIKRKRIRDQEVIKANFQFHTFIFELFGQKQAVDQQNAYLHMVIEDHLIKQNPALKKEVIRLKQEGMNTEACFCKLLGLEGDPFEQLLLYGKKTGIIG is encoded by the coding sequence CTGAATGAAGTTTCACTTTATATAGAGGATTCCGACTTAGATATTATTTTACAAGCGTTTCATTTAGATAAGTTAGAATCAGATATAAGACGTTTTTACAGTGGTTTTCCAGATTTCATCATAAAAAGAAAGAGAATCAGAGATCAAGAAGTAATAAAGGCAAATTTTCAGTTTCATACATTTATATTTGAACTGTTTGGACAAAAGCAGGCCGTTGATCAACAGAATGCTTATCTCCATATGGTAATTGAAGACCATTTAATAAAACAAAACCCGGCATTAAAGAAAGAAGTTATCCGCTTAAAGCAGGAAGGAATGAACACAGAGGCTTGTTTTTGTAAGCTATTAGGTTTAGAAGGAGATCCATTTGAGCAGTTGCTTCTTTATGGAAAAAAGACAGGAATCATTGGCTAA
- the mscL gene encoding large conductance mechanosensitive channel protein MscL: MWKDFKEFAFKGNVVDLAVAVVIGTAFSAIVTSLVENIITPLIGILMNGIDFSHLSHNVGEAEINYGLFIQSIIDFFIISGSIFLFIRLVMKFKREKKEGTVEQEPEVNPQEELLREIRDLLKEQNQAN; this comes from the coding sequence ATGTGGAAAGACTTTAAAGAATTTGCGTTTAAAGGAAATGTAGTTGACTTAGCTGTTGCAGTTGTAATTGGTACAGCTTTTAGTGCAATTGTTACATCGCTAGTTGAAAATATAATTACACCACTCATCGGAATTTTAATGAATGGGATTGATTTTAGTCATTTGTCTCATAACGTTGGGGAAGCCGAGATAAATTATGGACTGTTTATTCAGTCGATTATTGATTTCTTTATTATTTCCGGGTCTATTTTCTTATTTATTCGTTTAGTAATGAAGTTTAAACGGGAGAAAAAGGAGGGAACTGTAGAACAAGAGCCAGAGGTCAATCCACAAGAGGAATTGCTCAGAGAAATTAGAGATTTGCTAAAAGAGCAGAATCAAGCAAATTAA
- a CDS encoding small acid-soluble spore protein P: MGKPKGLKQQEHPNLPESPNQPYGEPLSGSKKVKTANHAGQKHNPHHGL, encoded by the coding sequence TTGGGTAAACCGAAAGGACTTAAGCAGCAGGAGCATCCGAACTTGCCGGAAAGCCCTAACCAACCATATGGTGAACCGTTAAGTGGTTCTAAAAAAGTAAAAACAGCCAATCATGCTGGACAAAAGCATAATCCACATCATGGGCTTTAG
- a CDS encoding manganese-dependent inorganic pyrophosphatase, giving the protein MAKTVIFGHKNPDTDAICSAIAYADLKQKLGVDAEAVRLGNVNKETQYALDYFEVEAPPYMEKVEEGTEVILVDHNEFQQSVANIKDVHIKEVVDHHRISNFETSDPLYFRAEPVGCTATIINKIYRENSIEVPKKIAGLLVSAIISDSLLFKSPTCTNEDIDAAHELGKIAGIDVEKYGLEMLKAGADLSDKPVSELITMDAKEFSMGNAKVEIAQVNAVDTEKIYQQQAEIEKEITNHIQKKDLDLFLFVVTDILNNDSEVLALGNGKSKVENAFGINLDERSRALLKGVVSRKKQIVTALTVAYEK; this is encoded by the coding sequence ATGGCAAAAACAGTGATTTTTGGACATAAAAATCCAGATACGGATGCAATCTGTTCAGCAATAGCCTATGCAGATTTAAAGCAAAAATTAGGTGTGGATGCTGAAGCGGTTAGATTAGGCAACGTTAACAAAGAAACACAGTATGCGCTTGACTATTTTGAAGTAGAGGCGCCACCATATATGGAGAAGGTAGAGGAAGGTACAGAGGTTATTCTTGTGGATCATAATGAGTTCCAGCAAAGTGTAGCAAATATTAAAGATGTTCACATTAAGGAAGTTGTCGATCACCACAGAATTTCTAATTTTGAAACAAGTGATCCGCTATACTTTCGCGCAGAACCTGTAGGATGTACCGCAACGATTATAAATAAAATCTATAGAGAAAACAGCATAGAAGTTCCGAAAAAAATTGCAGGATTATTAGTATCTGCAATTATTTCCGATTCTCTATTATTCAAATCGCCAACTTGTACAAATGAAGATATTGATGCAGCTCATGAATTAGGGAAAATTGCTGGAATTGATGTGGAGAAATATGGTCTTGAAATGCTAAAGGCTGGGGCGGATTTAAGTGATAAGCCTGTATCAGAATTAATCACAATGGATGCGAAAGAATTTTCCATGGGAAATGCAAAAGTAGAAATTGCGCAAGTAAATGCTGTTGATACAGAAAAAATTTATCAACAACAAGCTGAGATTGAAAAGGAAATTACTAATCATATTCAGAAAAAGGATCTCGACTTATTCTTGTTTGTTGTGACAGATATTTTAAATAATGATTCTGAGGTACTTGCTTTAGGAAATGGTAAATCAAAGGTGGAGAATGCCTTTGGGATAAACCTTGACGAGCGTAGTCGCGCATTACTAAAGGGCGTTGTTTCACGAAAAAAGCAAATCGTCACTGCATTAACCGTTGCTTATGAAAAATAA
- a CDS encoding NAD(P)/FAD-dependent oxidoreductase — protein MKKKIIIIGSGIAGASTAYFLAKNKQDVTIIDRDDPGQATNAAAGIVCPWLSQRRNKDWYQLVKAGARMYPKLVKSLARDGLTDIGYHQVGALHLHQDQEKLQAMKVRAEKRRLDAPEIGDIGILTPQETKNKFPILEDKYSSIYVSGAARVNGRKLRDALIKGAQNHHAQRMKGAATLKVSGKTITGVVVDNRQEITADTVIATTGAWMRELLTPLGITFRIEPQRAQILHVQLPDNIGDTSLWPVVKPPNNQYMLTFPDKRVVLGATYENNINLDYRITVGGMHEIMTKAMEIAPALQEAAIIEARMGFRPVTPGYLPVIGRLPGFHGLLLTNGLGSTGLTMGPFIGLQLAKLAMNQQTDIDLQAYDVQKAMD, from the coding sequence ATGAAAAAAAAGATAATTATCATTGGAAGTGGAATCGCAGGAGCTTCAACTGCTTATTTTCTCGCTAAAAATAAACAGGATGTTACCATTATCGATCGTGATGACCCTGGACAAGCTACAAATGCTGCAGCAGGCATTGTTTGTCCTTGGCTCTCTCAGCGAAGAAATAAAGACTGGTACCAGCTTGTGAAGGCTGGCGCGCGCATGTATCCTAAGTTAGTAAAATCACTTGCCCGAGACGGGTTGACAGACATCGGTTATCATCAGGTCGGCGCACTGCATCTGCATCAAGATCAGGAAAAATTACAAGCAATGAAGGTACGAGCTGAAAAACGAAGATTAGATGCTCCTGAAATAGGTGATATTGGCATACTGACTCCACAGGAGACAAAGAATAAATTCCCAATTTTAGAGGATAAATACAGTTCTATTTATGTAAGCGGAGCAGCTAGAGTAAATGGTCGGAAACTTCGCGATGCATTAATTAAAGGTGCACAAAATCATCATGCACAACGAATGAAGGGAGCAGCAACATTAAAGGTATCCGGTAAAACAATCACTGGTGTGGTCGTTGATAATAGGCAAGAAATAACAGCAGATACTGTCATTGCCACAACCGGTGCTTGGATGAGAGAGCTATTAACACCATTGGGGATTACCTTTCGAATAGAACCTCAGCGCGCACAAATTTTACATGTACAACTTCCAGATAATATAGGAGATACGTCATTATGGCCTGTCGTAAAGCCCCCAAATAACCAATACATGCTTACCTTTCCTGACAAGCGTGTTGTACTTGGAGCTACTTACGAAAACAATATAAATCTTGATTATCGAATTACCGTTGGTGGTATGCATGAAATTATGACAAAAGCAATGGAAATCGCTCCGGCTTTGCAAGAAGCTGCAATTATTGAAGCTAGAATGGGATTTCGTCCAGTTACACCTGGGTATCTTCCTGTCATTGGCCGTCTACCGGGTTTTCATGGTCTGCTTTTAACAAACGGTCTTGGTTCAACCGGTTTAACGATGGGACCATTTATCGGCTTGCAGTTAGCTAAACTGGCAATGAATCAGCAGACAGATATCGATCTGCAAGCTTATGATGTGCAAAAAGCGATGGATTAG
- a CDS encoding YczE/YyaS/YitT family protein: MLVMRWLIFLFGIMAFSLGVSMSINMQHLGIHPWDVLNVALYEKLGLSIGSWAIIISILLIGVSWILDKRYIKLGTFFNAILVGIFVDIYLFLDFLPTASHTWMDYVWMIIGIMIMGVGGGVYNAANVGSGPRDGFMLSISDKLSASVGKVRIITETFVLLLGLILGGPVFLFTFVFTFIQSPIFQFTYGRLRVKVMELEAGYNENKARA, encoded by the coding sequence ATGTTGGTAATGCGCTGGCTAATATTTTTATTTGGAATTATGGCATTTAGTCTTGGCGTAAGTATGTCTATCAACATGCAACATCTCGGTATCCATCCTTGGGACGTACTCAATGTTGCATTGTATGAAAAGCTGGGATTATCCATCGGGTCATGGGCAATTATTATTTCTATTTTATTAATTGGTGTGTCCTGGATACTTGATAAAAGGTATATTAAGCTAGGCACTTTTTTCAATGCGATTTTAGTTGGTATTTTTGTCGATATTTATTTGTTCCTTGATTTTTTACCAACCGCTTCCCATACATGGATGGATTATGTGTGGATGATTATCGGTATTATGATTATGGGAGTAGGCGGGGGAGTTTATAATGCCGCCAATGTTGGTTCTGGACCGAGAGATGGTTTTATGCTGTCTATTTCAGATAAATTATCGGCGTCCGTCGGTAAAGTGCGGATCATTACAGAGACCTTTGTGTTACTGCTTGGTTTAATATTAGGCGGACCTGTTTTTTTATTTACGTTTGTTTTTACATTTATTCAAAGTCCCATCTTCCAATTTACCTATGGAAGACTTCGTGTTAAAGTTATGGAATTAGAAGCTGGATATAACGAGAATAAAGCACGTGCATAA
- a CDS encoding GrpB family protein translates to MRKVIVTPFQTEWKKTFLQEAERVQEVFKEELITIHHIGSTAVPGLAAKPTIDMMPVVISIWQVDLFIKDMETLGYIFLGEYGLKGRRYFYKGEDEHTHHVHIFQKDSDEVKRHLAFRDYLITHPETAEKYGKLKLKLAAQYPNDIAAYIQGKNNFVKEVEQQALKWYNLQADV, encoded by the coding sequence ATGCGGAAGGTAATCGTTACTCCCTTTCAAACAGAGTGGAAGAAAACATTTTTGCAAGAAGCGGAACGGGTACAAGAAGTTTTTAAGGAGGAATTGATTACAATCCACCATATTGGTAGTACAGCAGTTCCAGGATTAGCTGCTAAACCGACGATAGATATGATGCCAGTCGTAATCTCAATTTGGCAAGTTGATCTCTTTATAAAAGATATGGAAACTCTGGGATACATTTTTTTAGGAGAGTATGGGCTTAAAGGTAGAAGATACTTTTATAAAGGTGAAGATGAACATACGCATCATGTTCATATATTTCAAAAAGACAGTGATGAGGTTAAGCGGCATCTTGCATTTAGAGATTATTTAATCACTCATCCCGAAACAGCTGAAAAATATGGCAAATTAAAGCTCAAGCTAGCAGCTCAATATCCAAATGATATAGCAGCATATATTCAAGGGAAAAACAATTTTGTTAAGGAAGTGGAGCAGCAAGCATTAAAGTGGTACAATTTACAAGCAGATGTCTAA